A single genomic interval of Takifugu flavidus isolate HTHZ2018 chromosome 19, ASM371156v2, whole genome shotgun sequence harbors:
- the LOC130516461 gene encoding serine/threonine-protein kinase PAK 6-like isoform X1 produces the protein MFRRRKKMHKPEISAPLNFQHRVHTSFDAASGHFVGLPPQWQSVIDTLQRPRPLVDPSRITEIQLHKTIVRGSFIGHGAYISHIIAEMSRLSVISSNSLRRSSQSSRKRAQSMGQLGELREDESYEYKTPTGAAASKTGSSPYWRDSIQRAHSNSVGPKQKGALQRTKSSCEVSAPPEATPTVTTVGHYREAQYQQKPNSCHTDARTGKTHSCEQPPDLLSSSCQPDGLQTNHMRHPPSSALYLPPPNSTSSPLITVRGLLPHSSHPPSSSHIRLRSTSIPGITKPHPSQLQDPPTTCPAATHLLLPDGRINVTHDQFKAALQSVVDAGDPRTMLENFVKIGEGSTGIVCIAEERESGRQVAVKMMDLRKQQRRELLFNEVVIMRDYHHQNVVQMYRSALVGEELWVIMEYLQGGALTHIICQTRLNEEQIATVCEGVLQALTYLHSQGVIHRDIKSDSILLTLDGRIKLSDFGFCAQISKDVPKRKSLVGTPYWMAPEVIAKSPYGPEVDIWSLGIMVVEMVDGEPPYFNQTPISAMKRLRDEAPPSVKNIQRVSPVLKDFLGCMLTRDTKQRLTSADLLEHPFLLQADSPGCLMPLVQKHCKRMSLC, from the exons ATGTTTCGTCGCAGGAAAAAGATGCACAAACCAGAGATTTCGGCACCGCTGAACTTTCAGCACCGCGTTCACACGTCATTTGATGCTGCATCTGGACACTTTGTGGGCCTGCCTCCCCAGTGGCAGAGTGTCATTGACACGCTgcagaggccacgccccctggtggacccCTCCAGGATCACAGAGATTCAACTCCACAAG ACAATCGTTCGTGGCAGCTTTATTGGACATGGTGCCTACATTTCCCACATCATCGCTGAGATGAGCCGCCTGTCTGTCATCAGTTCCAACTCTCTGCGCCGCAGCAGCCAATCATCACGGAAACGGGCCCAGTCGATGGGTCAACTGGGAGAATTGAGAGAGGATGAGTCCTATGAGTACAAAACCCCGACTGGTGCAGCTGCCAGTAAGACAGGAAGCTCCCCCTATTGGCGAGACAGTATCCAACGGGCACATAGCAACAGTGTTGGCCCCAAACAGAAGGGAGCACTGCAGAGAACCAAGTCCTCCTGTGAGGTATCGGCGCCGCCTGAGGCCACACCAACAGTGACAACAGTTGGACATTATAGAGAGGCGCAGTATCAACAGAAGCCAAACTCCTGCCACACAGATGCACGGACAGGGAAAACCCACAGCTGTGAGCAACCGCCGGACCTGCTGTCATCGTCATGCCAACCTGACGGCCTGCAGACAAATCACATG CGGCACCCCCCCTCCTCGGCCCTCTACCTCCCCCCACCCAACAGCACAAGCAGCCCTCTGATTACAGTTCGTGGGTTACTGCCGCACTCGTCCCATCCTCCCTCCAGCAGCCACATCAGGCTCAGGTCAACCTCAATCCCAGGCATAACTAAACCACACCCATCTCAGCTAcaagacccccccaccacctgcCCCGCCGCCACTCACTTATTGCTACCTGATGGAAGGATAAATGTGACTCATGACCAATTcaaggcagccctgcagagTGTGGTGGATGCTGGAGACCCAAGAACGATGCTGGAGAACTTTGTGAAGATTGGTGAAGGTTCCACGGGCATCGTCTGCATCGCCGAAGAGCGTGAGAGCGGTCGGCAGGTGGCTGTGAAGATGATGGACCTCAGGAAGCAACAACGGCGAGAGCTGCTCTTCAATGAA gtGGTGATCATGAGAGATTACCATCACCAGAACGTGGTCCAGATGTACCGCAGTGCGCTGGTGGGGGAGGAACTCTGGGTAATCATGGAGTACCTGCAGGGAGGTGCTCTGACCCACATCATCTGTCAAACCAG gctgaaTGAGGAGCAAATAGCTacagtgtgtgagggtgttCTGCAGGCGCTGACGTACCTTCACAGTCAGGGAGTGATCCACCGAGACATCAAGAGTGACTCCATCCTCCTGACCCTGGATGGGagg ATAAAGCTGTCTGACTTTGGCTTCTGCGCCCAGATCAGCAAAGACGTCCCCAAAAGGAAGTCTCTGGTGGGGACGCCATACTGGATGGCACCTGAGGTCATCGCTAAGTCTCCATATGGACCTGAG GTGGACATCTGGTCTCTGGGGATCATGGTGGTCGAAATGGTGGACGGAGAGCCGCCGTACTTCAACCAAACGCCCATCAGCGCCATGAAGAGGCTCAGAGATGAGGCGCCACCAAGTGTGAAGAACATACAgagg GTGTCTCCAGTGCTGAAGGACTTCCTTGGTTGCATGTTGACCCGTGACACGAAGCAGCGgttgacctctgctgaccttcTGGAGCATCCGTTTTTGCTGCAGGCTGACTCTCCAGGCTGCCTGATGCCCCTGGTGCAAAAACACTGCAAGCGAATGTCACTCTGTTGA
- the myh6 gene encoding myosin-6: protein MSDSLMAEFGKAAPYLRKSEKERLEAQTRAFDIKIECFVVDEKVEYMKGQIQSKDGGMVTVKKEDGATVTVKESDVHPQNPPKFDKIEDMAMFTFLHEPAVLFNLKERYAAWMIYTYSGLFCVTVNPYKWLPVYDAEVVAAYRGKKRTEAPPHIFSISDNAYQYMLTDRENQSVLITGESGAGKTVNTKRVIQYFASIAAVGSGCRKDASKGTLEDQIIQANPALEAFGNAKTLRNDNSSRFGKFIRIHFGPSGKLSSADIETYLLEKSRVTFQLKAERNYHIFYQILSNQKPELLDMLLITNNPYDYSYISQGEVTVASINDSEELMATDSAFDVLGFTPEEKMGVYKLTGAIMHYGNMKFKQKQREEQAEPDGTEAADKSSYLMGLNSADLIKGLCHPRVKVGNEYVTKGQSVDQVYYALGALAKSVYEKMFNWMVVRINQSLDTKQHRQYFIGVLDIAGFEIFDYNTFEQLCINFTNEKLQQFFNHHMFVLEQEEYKKEGIDWEFIDFGMDLQACIDLIEKPLGILSILEEECMFPKASDQTFKSKLYDNHLGKNKMFEKPRAAKGKAEAHFALVHYAGTVDYNITNWLVKNKDPLNETVVGLYQKSSLKLLSVLFSTFSSDSGDKGGKGAKKKGSSFQTVSALHRENLNKLMTNLKTTHPHFVRCLIPNERKTPGVMDNCLVMHQLRCNGVLEGIRICRKGFPNRVLYGDFKQRYRILNASAIPEGQFIDCKKSAEKLLGSLDIDHTQYRFGHTKVFFKAGLLGTLEEMRDEQLSRILTRIQANARGILMRVQFAKLLERRDALMVIQWNLRSFLGVKNWPWMKLFFKIKPLLKSAEAEKEMASMKDEFNKLKEALEKSETRRKELEEKIVTLLQEKNDLTLQIQSEQDTLTDAEERCEQLIKSKIQLEAKLKEITERLEDEEEINADLTAKKRKLEDECSELKKDIDDLELTLAKVEKEKHATENKVKNLTEEMASQDDNIMKLTKEKKALQEVHQQTLDDLQSEEDKANSLTKAKAKLEQQVDDLEGSLEQEKKVRMDIERSKRKLEGDFKLMQESLMDLENDKQQLEEKLKKKDFETVQMNSRLEDEQVSTNQLHKKVKESQARIEELEEELDAERAARAKVEKQRSDLSRELEDISERLEEAGGATSAQVELNKKRDSEFQKLRRELEESTLQHESTAASLRKKHADSVAELGEQIDNLQRVKQKLEKEKSELKLELDDLCSNMETVIKAKSNMEKMCRAMEDNMNEYKNKQDEAQRAISDLTTQRAKFLTENGELGRRLEEKECLISQLTRAKMSYNQQVEDLRRQLEEEVKAKNALAHAVQSARHDCDLLREQFEEEQEAKAELQRALSKSNTEVSTWRTKYESDGIQRMEELEEAKKKLVQRLQEAEEAIEAVNAKCSSLEKTKHRLQNEIEDLMLDLERANAASAALDKKQRSFDKIMAEWKQKFEESQCELEASQKEARSLSTELFKLKNAYEECLEQLETTKRENKNLQEEISDLTDQLGEGGRSAHELEKMRKQLEQEKSELQTALEEAEGSLEHEESKILRSQLEFNQVKADMERKLSEKDEEMEQAKRNYQRMLDSLQSSLESETRSRNEALRLKKKMEGDLNEMEIQLSQANRQAADAQKQIKNLQTFMKDLQMQLDDAHHANDDMRENTALLERRHNLIQAELEEVRAAFEQTERTRKLAEQELTDITERMQLLHSQNTSLLNQKKKHEADLLQLQTETEEAIQENRNAEEKAKKAINDAAMMAEELKKEQDTSAHLERMKKNMEQTIKDLQHRLDEAEQVAMKGGKKQLQKLETRIKELESELEAEQRKGIESIKGIRKYERRLKELTYQTEEDRKNMARLQELVDKLQLKVKSYKRAAEEAEEAGNANMAKLRKLQHELEEAEERADIAESQVNKLKAKTRDGSTKKGLDE, encoded by the coding sequence ATGAGCGACTCTCTAATGGCTGAATTTGGAAAGGCTGCTCCTTACCTGAGGAAGTCAGAAAAGGAGCGTCTTGAAGCTCAGACCAGAGCTTTTGACATCAAGATTGAATGCTTTGTTGTGGATGAGAAGGTGGAATATATGAAGGGACAAATCCAGagcaaagatggagggatggtaaCGGTCAAAAAGGAGGATGGAGCTACAGTGACTGTTAAAGAGTCAGATGTCCACCCCCAGAACCCACCAAAATTTGATAAAATTGAAGACATGGCAATGTTCACCTTCCTCCATGAGCCGGCTGTGCTGTTTAACCTCAAAGAGCGTTATGCTGCCTGGATGATCTACACTTATTCAGGATTGTTCTGCGTCACAGTCAATCCCTACAAGTGGCTTCCAGTCTATGATGCTGAAGTGGTGGCAGCTTACAGAGGGAAAAAGCGAACGGAGGCCCCCCCTCATATATTTTCCATCTCAGATAATGCCTACCAGTACATGCTGACTGACCGGGAGAACCAATCGGTGCTCATCACAGGAGAATCAGGAGCTGGGAAGACTGTGAACACCAAGAGGGTCATCCAGTACTTTGCCAGCATTGCTGCCGTCGGCAGTGGTTGCAGAAAAGATGCCAGTAAAGGGACTCTGGAGGATCAGATCATCCAGGCAAATCCCGCCCTGGAGGCCTTTGGCAATGCAAAAACGTTGAGAAATGACAATTCTTCAAGATTTGGAAAATTCATACGAATTCATTTTGGTCCAAGTGGCAAACTCTCCTCTGCTGACATTGAGACGTATCTACTGGAGAAGTCGCGAGTCACCTTTCAGCTGAAAGCTGAGAGAAATTATCACATCTTTTATCAGATCTTGTCCAATCAAAAGCCAGAGCTTCTGGACATGTTACTTATCACCAACAACCCATACGACTACTCCTACATCTCCCAAGGAGAGGTGACGGTTGCCTCCATCAATGACTCAGAAGAGCTGATGGCCACTGATAGTGCCTTTGATGTTCTGGGCTTCACTCCAGAAGAGAAGATGGGGGTTTACAAACTGACGGGTGCAATCATGCACTATGGTAACATGAAGTTCAAGCAGAAGCAACGTGAAGAGCAGGCTGAGCCAGATGGGACAGAAGCTGCGGATAAGTCATCTTATCTCATGGGACTGAATTCTGCGGACCTCATCAAGGGGCTGTGCCACCCCCGAGTCAAAGTAGGAAATGAATatgtcaccaaaggccaaagcgTGGACCAAGTCTACTATGCCCTCGGTGCTCTTGCCAAATCGGTATATGAAAAGATGTTCAACTGGATGGTGGTGAGAATCAACCAATCCCTCGACACAAAACAGCACAGGCAGTACTTCATAGGAGTGCTGGACATTGCAGGATTTGAGATCTTTGATTATAACACCTTTGAGCAGCTCTGCATCAACTTTACCAATGAAAAACTGCAACAGTTTTTTAACCATCACATGTTTGTTCTTGAGCAAGAAGAGTACAAAAAAGAGGGTATCGACTGGGAGTTCATCGATTTTGGGATGGACCTGCAAGCTTGTATTGACCTCATCGAAAAGCCACTGGGAATTCTTTCAATTCTGGAGGAGGAGTGCATGTTCCCCAAAGCCAGTGACCAGACCTTCAAGTCCAAGCTCTATGATAATCATTTGGGAAAGaacaaaatgtttgaaaaacCACGAGCAGCAAAGGGGAAAGCAGAGGCTCACTTTGCCCTGGTTCACTATGCAGGAACAGTGGACTACAACATCACCAACTGGCTGGTGAAGAACAAAGACCCTCTAAATGAAACCGTGGTTGGTCTTTACCAGAAGTCGTCCCTGAAACTACTCAGTGTGCTGTTTTCAACCTTCTCATCTGACAGCGGTGACAAAGGAGGCAAAGGGGCCAAGAAGAAAGGTTCCTCCTTCCAAACTGTGTCTGCGCTTCACAGGGAAAATCTAAACAAGCTGATGACCAACCTAAAGACAACGCACCCCCACTTTGTACGCTGTCTGATTCCCAATGAGCGGAAAACCCCAGGGGTCATGGACAACTGCCTTGTCATGCACCAGCTGCGCTGTAACGGAGTTCTGGAAGGCATCCGGATCTGCAGAAAGGGCTTCCCTAATAGAGTTCTGTATGGCGACTTTAAACAACGCTACAGGATCCTGAATGCCTCTGCCATCCCTGAAGGGCAGTTCATTGACTGCAAGAAGAGTGCTGAAAAGTTACTGGGATCTCTGGACATTGATCATACACAGTACAGGTTTGGCCACACAAAGGTCTTCTTTAAGGCTGGTTTACTAGGTACACTCgaggagatgagagatgaaCAACTCTCTCGGATCCTCACCAGGATCCAGGCTAATGCCCGGGGAATCCTAATGAGGGTGCAGTTTGCTAAGCTGCTGGAACGCAGAGATGCTCTTATGGTCATCCAATGGAACCTTCGCTCTTTCTTGGGCGTGAAGAACTGGCCCTGGATGAAGCTTTTCTTCAAGATCAAGCCCCTGTTAAAGAGTGCTGAGGCTGAGAAGGAAATGGCCAGCATGAAAGATGAGTTCAACAAGTTGAAAGAAGCTTTGGAAAAATCAGAAACCAGACGGaaagaactggaggagaaaaTAGTTACTCTTCTCCAAGAGAAGAATGACCTGACTCTGCAGATTCAGTCTGAACAGGATACGCTAACAGATGCCGAAGAACGCTGCGAACAGCTGATAAAGAGCAAAATTCAACTGGAGGCCAAGCTCAAGGAAATTACAGAGAGGcttgaagatgaggaggagatcaATGCAGATCTCACTGCTAAGAAACGGAAGCTCGAAGATGAATGTTCCGAGTTAAAGAAAGATATAGATGACCTGGAGCTGACTCTGGCAAAGGTTGAGAAAGAAAAGCATGCAACAGAAAATAAGGTGAAAAATCTGACAGAGGAGATGGCTTCGCAGGATGACAACATCATGAAACTAACCAAAGAGAAGAAGGCACTGCAGGAAGTTCACCAGCAAACACTGGATGATCTTCAGAGTGAAGAAGACAAAGCCAACAGTTTGACCAAAGCCAAAGCCAAGCTCGAACAACAAGTGGATGATCTGGAGGGCTcactggagcaggagaagaaagtCAGAATGGACATTGAGCGATCAAAGAGGAAGCTTGAAGGAGACTTTAAGCTGATGCAAGAGAGCTTGATGGACCTGGAAAATGataaacagcagctggaggaaaaatTAAAGAAGAAAGACTTTGAAACTGTCCAAATGAATTCAAGACTAGAAGATGAGCAAGTTTCCACAAATCAGCTCCATAAAAAGGTAAAAGAGAGTCAGGCAAGAATTGAAgaactggaggaagagctggatgCTGAGCGTGCAGCTCGAGCCAAGGTTGAGAAACAGCGCTCTGATCTTTCTCGCGAGCTCGAGGACATCAGCGAGCGCCttgaggaggctggaggagcaaCATCTGCACAAGTAGAGTTAAACAAAAAGAGGGACTCTGAATTTCAGAAGCTGCGGCGAGAACTGGAAGAATCTACACTCCAACACGAGTCTACTGCCGCCTCCCTCAGGAAGAAACACGCCGACAGTGTTGCTGAGCTCGGTGAGCAAATCGATAACTTACAGCGGGTGaagcagaagctggagaaagagaagagtgAGCTGAAACTGGAATTGGATGACCTGTGCTCCAACATGGAGACTGTAATTAAGGCCAAGTCTAATATGGAGAAGATGTGTCGTGCGATGGAAGACAACATGAAcgaatacaaaaacaaacaggatgaAGCTCAAAGGGCCATCAGTGACCTGACTACACAGAGGGCCAAGTTTCTCACCGAGAATGGCGAGCTTGGCCGTCGACTAGAGGAGAAGGAATGTCTGATATCACAGCTGACCAGAGCAAAGATGTCCTACAACCAGCAGGTCGAAGATCTTCGTCGACAACTGGAAGAAGAAGTAAAGGCAAAAAATGCTCTAGCGCATGCTGTCCAGTCGGCTCGTCATGACTGTGATCTGCTCCGAGAGCAGTTTGAGGAGGAGCAAGAGGCAAAAGCTGAGTTGCAACGAGCTCTTTCCAAATCCAACACTGAGGTCTCAACATGGAGGACAAAATATGAGTCTGATGGAATCCAGCGAATGGAGGAACTAGAAGaagcaaaaaagaaattggttCAGAGACttcaggaggctgaggaggccaTCGAGGCTGTGAATGCGAAGTGTTCCTCTCTGGAGAAAACCAAACATCGTCTCCAAAATGAGATAGAAGACCTGATGCTGGACCTGGAGAGAGCCaatgcagcatctgcagcactCGATAAGAAGCAGCGATCGTTTGACAAAATCATGGCTGAGTGGAAGCAGAAGTTTGAGGAGTCTCAGTGTGAGCTGGAGGCCTCCCAGAAGGAGGCTCGTTCTCTGAGCACTGAACTCTTCAAACTGAAGAATGCCTATGAAGAGTGTCTTGAGCAACTTGAGAcaacaaagagagagaacaagaacCTCCAGGAAGAGATTTCTGACCTCACTGACCAGCTTGGGGAAGGTGGTAGGAGTGCTCATGAGCTGGAAAAAATGCGGAAACAGCTCGAACAAGAGAAATCAGAGCTTCAGACCGCactggaggaggctgaggggTCTCTGGAGCATGAAGAGAGCAAGATCCTTCGATCTCAGCTGGAATTCAACCAAGTGAAGGCTGACATGGAGCGCAAGCTGTcagaaaaagatgaagagaTGGAGCAGGCCAAGAGGAACTACCAGCGCATGCTTGATTCACTTCAGTCCTCACTGGAATCTGAAACGAGGAGCCGCAATGAGGCCTTGAGACtaaagaagaagatggagggtGATCTCAACGAGATGGAAATCCAGCTAAGCCAAgcaaacagacaggcagctgaTGCCCAGAAACAAATCAAGAACCTCCAGACCTTTATGAAGGATCTTCAGATGCAGCTTGATGATGCTCATCATGCTAATGATGATATGAGAGAGAACACTGCTCTCCTGGAACGCAGACACAATCTAATCCAGGCCGAGCTTGAGGAGGTCCGAGCTGCCTTTGAGCAGACGGAAAGAACCCGCAAGCTGGCAGAGCAGGAGCTGACTGATATCACTGAGCGCATGCAACTCTTGCACTCCCAGAACACCAGCCTGCTcaaccagaagaagaagcatGAAGCTGACCTGCTGCAACTCCAGACAGAGACGGAAGAGGCCATCCAAGAAAATCGCAATGCCGAGGAGAAAGCCAAGAAAGCCATCAATGATGCTGCCATGATGGCTGAGGAActgaagaaggagcaggacacCAGTGCCCACCTGGAGCgcatgaaaaaaaacatggagCAGACCATCAAAGACCTTCAGCATCGGCTGGATGAGGCTGAGCAGGTGGCCATGAAGGGTGGCAAGAAGCAGCTACAGAAGCTGGAGACTCGCATCAAAGAGCTGGAGAGTGAACTGGAGGCGGAGCAAAGAAAGGGAATAGAGTCCATCAAGGGGATCCGCAAATATGAGCGACGCCTCAAGGAGCTCACCTACCAGACTGAAGAGGACCGCAAGAACATGGCCCGCCTCCAGGAACTGGTAGAcaagctgca
- the LOC130516461 gene encoding serine/threonine-protein kinase PAK 6-like isoform X2, with translation MFRRRKKMHKPEISAPLNFQHRVHTSFDAASGHFVGLPPQWQSVIDTLQRPRPLVDPSRITEIQLHKTIVRGSFIGHGAYISHIIAEMSRLSVISSNSLRRSSQSSRKRAQSMGQLGELREDESYEYKTPTGAAASKTGSSPYWRDSIQRAHSNSVGPKQKGALQRTKSSCEVSAPPEATPTVTTVGHYREAQYQQKPNSCHTDARTGKTHSCEQPPDLLSSSCQPDGLQTNHMRHPPSSALYLPPPNSTSSPLITVRGLLPHSSHPPSSSHIRLRSTSIPGITKPHPSQLQDPPTTCPAATHLLLPDGRINVTHDQFKAALQSVVDAGDPRTMLENFVKIGEGSTGIVCIAEERESGRQVAVKMMDLRKQQRRELLFNEVVIMRDYHHQNVVQMYRSALVGEELWVIMEYLQGGALTHIICQTRLNEEQIATVCEGVLQALTYLHSQGVIHRDIKSDSILLTLDGRISKDVPKRKSLVGTPYWMAPEVIAKSPYGPEVDIWSLGIMVVEMVDGEPPYFNQTPISAMKRLRDEAPPSVKNIQRVSPVLKDFLGCMLTRDTKQRLTSADLLEHPFLLQADSPGCLMPLVQKHCKRMSLC, from the exons ATGTTTCGTCGCAGGAAAAAGATGCACAAACCAGAGATTTCGGCACCGCTGAACTTTCAGCACCGCGTTCACACGTCATTTGATGCTGCATCTGGACACTTTGTGGGCCTGCCTCCCCAGTGGCAGAGTGTCATTGACACGCTgcagaggccacgccccctggtggacccCTCCAGGATCACAGAGATTCAACTCCACAAG ACAATCGTTCGTGGCAGCTTTATTGGACATGGTGCCTACATTTCCCACATCATCGCTGAGATGAGCCGCCTGTCTGTCATCAGTTCCAACTCTCTGCGCCGCAGCAGCCAATCATCACGGAAACGGGCCCAGTCGATGGGTCAACTGGGAGAATTGAGAGAGGATGAGTCCTATGAGTACAAAACCCCGACTGGTGCAGCTGCCAGTAAGACAGGAAGCTCCCCCTATTGGCGAGACAGTATCCAACGGGCACATAGCAACAGTGTTGGCCCCAAACAGAAGGGAGCACTGCAGAGAACCAAGTCCTCCTGTGAGGTATCGGCGCCGCCTGAGGCCACACCAACAGTGACAACAGTTGGACATTATAGAGAGGCGCAGTATCAACAGAAGCCAAACTCCTGCCACACAGATGCACGGACAGGGAAAACCCACAGCTGTGAGCAACCGCCGGACCTGCTGTCATCGTCATGCCAACCTGACGGCCTGCAGACAAATCACATG CGGCACCCCCCCTCCTCGGCCCTCTACCTCCCCCCACCCAACAGCACAAGCAGCCCTCTGATTACAGTTCGTGGGTTACTGCCGCACTCGTCCCATCCTCCCTCCAGCAGCCACATCAGGCTCAGGTCAACCTCAATCCCAGGCATAACTAAACCACACCCATCTCAGCTAcaagacccccccaccacctgcCCCGCCGCCACTCACTTATTGCTACCTGATGGAAGGATAAATGTGACTCATGACCAATTcaaggcagccctgcagagTGTGGTGGATGCTGGAGACCCAAGAACGATGCTGGAGAACTTTGTGAAGATTGGTGAAGGTTCCACGGGCATCGTCTGCATCGCCGAAGAGCGTGAGAGCGGTCGGCAGGTGGCTGTGAAGATGATGGACCTCAGGAAGCAACAACGGCGAGAGCTGCTCTTCAATGAA gtGGTGATCATGAGAGATTACCATCACCAGAACGTGGTCCAGATGTACCGCAGTGCGCTGGTGGGGGAGGAACTCTGGGTAATCATGGAGTACCTGCAGGGAGGTGCTCTGACCCACATCATCTGTCAAACCAG gctgaaTGAGGAGCAAATAGCTacagtgtgtgagggtgttCTGCAGGCGCTGACGTACCTTCACAGTCAGGGAGTGATCCACCGAGACATCAAGAGTGACTCCATCCTCCTGACCCTGGATGGGagg ATCAGCAAAGACGTCCCCAAAAGGAAGTCTCTGGTGGGGACGCCATACTGGATGGCACCTGAGGTCATCGCTAAGTCTCCATATGGACCTGAG GTGGACATCTGGTCTCTGGGGATCATGGTGGTCGAAATGGTGGACGGAGAGCCGCCGTACTTCAACCAAACGCCCATCAGCGCCATGAAGAGGCTCAGAGATGAGGCGCCACCAAGTGTGAAGAACATACAgagg GTGTCTCCAGTGCTGAAGGACTTCCTTGGTTGCATGTTGACCCGTGACACGAAGCAGCGgttgacctctgctgaccttcTGGAGCATCCGTTTTTGCTGCAGGCTGACTCTCCAGGCTGCCTGATGCCCCTGGTGCAAAAACACTGCAAGCGAATGTCACTCTGTTGA